In the genome of Microbacterium endophyticum, one region contains:
- a CDS encoding hemolysin family protein encodes MEYVMLGVGLLLTVGTGLFVASEFALVNLDRADLEARQSAGESRLAMTIGALRITSTHLSSAQLGITLTTLLTGYTMEPAISSLLRPVFESWGLPNAVTTPVSAVIGIAIATTFSMILGELVPKNFALAVPLATAKLVMPFQVAFTTVFRPAVRLLNGSANGLLRAFGVEPKEELSGARTAEELSSLVRRSASAGVLEKDTASLLDRSLNFARLSADDVMTPRPRVHAVAAGDTADDVIALARRTGHSRFPVYDESMDDIVGIVHLKAAISVPRDRRRDVPAAALATEPLRVPETVHLDALVSELRARGYQMAIVVDEYGGTAGVVTLEDLVEEIVGEVLDEHDRRRADVVHSSDSVTFPASLRPDELRDRSGIKVPAGDVYDTVGGFIMSELERIPIVGDEIEIDDGILTVARMDGRRVDRVKFVPRAVPTDLDGDDDSEGGERHE; translated from the coding sequence ATGGAATACGTCATGCTCGGCGTGGGGCTCCTCCTGACAGTCGGCACTGGATTGTTCGTCGCGAGCGAGTTTGCGCTCGTGAATCTCGACCGGGCCGACCTCGAAGCTCGCCAGTCGGCCGGTGAATCTCGTCTCGCGATGACGATCGGTGCGTTGCGCATAACGTCGACGCACCTCTCGAGCGCGCAACTCGGTATTACCCTGACGACGCTCCTCACCGGTTACACGATGGAGCCGGCAATTTCGAGCCTCCTTCGCCCGGTCTTCGAGTCATGGGGTCTACCGAATGCGGTGACCACTCCGGTATCCGCTGTAATCGGTATCGCCATCGCAACGACCTTCTCGATGATTCTCGGCGAGCTCGTGCCGAAGAACTTCGCTCTCGCCGTGCCACTGGCCACAGCAAAGCTCGTGATGCCCTTTCAAGTGGCATTCACTACCGTTTTTCGTCCCGCAGTACGGCTCCTGAACGGAAGCGCCAACGGTCTGTTACGCGCATTTGGGGTAGAGCCGAAAGAAGAGCTTTCGGGAGCGCGAACAGCCGAAGAACTTTCGAGCTTGGTCCGGCGCTCCGCGAGCGCCGGCGTGCTCGAAAAAGATACGGCATCTCTACTCGACCGCAGTTTGAACTTCGCACGACTGAGTGCGGATGACGTCATGACGCCGCGTCCGCGCGTGCATGCCGTGGCCGCAGGCGATACGGCCGACGATGTGATCGCTCTCGCTCGGCGCACGGGCCACAGTCGTTTCCCTGTCTACGACGAGTCGATGGACGACATCGTCGGTATCGTGCACCTGAAAGCCGCGATCAGCGTCCCGCGTGATCGACGCCGTGATGTGCCGGCCGCTGCCCTCGCCACTGAGCCGCTTCGCGTGCCAGAGACAGTGCACCTCGATGCCCTTGTTTCGGAGCTGCGTGCCCGTGGTTACCAGATGGCGATCGTCGTCGATGAGTATGGCGGCACCGCAGGTGTCGTGACACTCGAGGACCTCGTAGAGGAAATCGTCGGCGAAGTGCTCGACGAGCATGATCGTCGGCGCGCAGACGTTGTTCATAGCTCTGACTCCGTCACGTTCCCGGCGAGTCTTCGACCCGATGAGCTGCGTGACCGCAGCGGAATCAAGGTTCCGGCGGGCGATGTCTATGACACTGTCGGCGGGTTCATCATGAGCGAGCTGGAACGCATACCGATCGTTGGGGATGAGATCGAGATCGACGACGGAATACTCACTGTGGCACGAATGGACGGTCGCCGTGTTGATCGCGTGAAGTTCGTGCCTCGTGCCGTGCCGACGGACCTCGACGGCGACGACGACAGCGAAGGGGGCGAGCGCCATGAGTGA
- a CDS encoding GuaB1 family IMP dehydrogenase-related protein produces MDFSGERPQVDLTYSDVFLVPRRSAVTSRLDVDLSPHDGTTATIPLVSANMNSVTGPRLAATLGRRGGLGVLPQDLPLQELDAAIRSVKSQPVRWDTPLVLGPSVTVAEASRVLPASEGYAIVVADPTIPQLSIDDVLGVVSAPRLGTALPDARLGDLTRGRPPAVDADDVLDARAAFDLIVAAEADTVCVLHRGHVVGTLSQRSALRSTLYRPAVDGNNRLIVGAAIGINGEAAQKAQALAAAGVDVLVVDTAHGHQEGMLSALRSVADLNLGIPLVAGNIVTADGVNDLVDAGANILKVGVGPGAMCTTRMMTAVGRPQFSAVLETAEAARARGAHVWADGGVRYPRDVALALAAGAASVMIGSWFAGTVESPGHVLLDADGRAYKESWGMASTKAVQARFGRLDAYERARKELFAEGISSSKIYLDPLRPGLEDLLDMITSGVRSSFSYAGAGSVAEFHERAHVGLQSAAGYEEGKALPVSW; encoded by the coding sequence ATGGACTTCTCCGGTGAACGCCCCCAGGTCGACCTCACATACTCCGATGTGTTTCTCGTTCCGCGGCGATCCGCGGTGACGAGTCGACTCGACGTCGATCTCTCGCCCCACGACGGAACGACGGCCACTATTCCGCTGGTTTCCGCGAATATGAACTCGGTGACTGGCCCACGCCTCGCCGCGACACTCGGGCGGCGTGGCGGACTCGGAGTGCTGCCACAAGACCTACCGCTGCAGGAACTCGATGCCGCAATTCGGTCAGTGAAATCGCAGCCGGTGAGGTGGGACACTCCGCTCGTGCTCGGCCCGTCTGTCACAGTCGCTGAAGCATCTCGCGTGCTTCCCGCCAGCGAGGGTTACGCAATCGTTGTCGCTGACCCCACGATCCCGCAACTTTCGATCGACGACGTGCTCGGGGTCGTGAGTGCACCGCGGTTGGGCACGGCACTTCCTGACGCGCGGCTCGGCGATCTCACGCGCGGCCGTCCACCGGCAGTGGACGCTGATGATGTGCTCGATGCACGTGCGGCATTCGACCTCATCGTTGCCGCGGAAGCCGACACTGTCTGTGTCTTGCATCGCGGGCACGTCGTCGGCACTCTTTCGCAGCGCAGTGCGCTCCGGTCAACGCTGTACCGACCCGCGGTCGACGGAAATAATCGCCTCATCGTCGGCGCGGCTATCGGCATCAATGGCGAAGCCGCGCAGAAAGCTCAAGCGCTCGCCGCTGCCGGGGTGGATGTTCTCGTCGTCGATACCGCTCACGGGCATCAAGAAGGGATGCTCTCGGCACTTCGCTCTGTTGCGGATCTGAATCTCGGCATCCCGCTTGTCGCCGGAAACATCGTGACGGCCGATGGCGTGAATGATCTTGTCGATGCCGGCGCGAACATTCTCAAAGTGGGAGTTGGCCCGGGGGCAATGTGTACAACTCGAATGATGACGGCGGTCGGACGGCCGCAGTTTTCTGCGGTTCTCGAAACTGCGGAGGCTGCCCGGGCTCGGGGTGCGCACGTGTGGGCCGACGGTGGAGTGCGGTACCCGCGCGACGTTGCCCTCGCCCTCGCCGCGGGAGCGGCATCCGTCATGATCGGCTCGTGGTTTGCCGGCACTGTCGAATCGCCTGGACACGTGCTGCTCGATGCCGACGGGCGGGCATACAAAGAGTCGTGGGGGATGGCATCGACAAAGGCGGTTCAAGCCCGGTTCGGAAGGTTGGACGCATACGAGCGAGCGCGAAAGGAGCTTTTTGCGGAGGGGATATCCTCGTCGAAGATCTATCTCGACCCGCTGCGCCCAGGGCTCGAAGACCTTCTCGACATGATCACGTCGGGCGTGCGCTCGTCGTTCAGCTACGCGGGCGCCGGGAGCGTCGCCGAATTCCACGAGCGCGCTCACGTGGGGCTGCAGTCGGCCGCCGGTTACGAAGAAGGCAAAGCGCTTCCCGTCAGCTGGTGA
- a CDS encoding multifunctional oxoglutarate decarboxylase/oxoglutarate dehydrogenase thiamine pyrophosphate-binding subunit/dihydrolipoyllysine-residue succinyltransferase subunit: MSSQVTGVGVSSEGEFGANEWLVDELYEQYKVDKNSVDKAWWPVLESYHPVDPGSASANSGEPKPVTAPIPVIGAPPVARTTAKPAAPQPIPAQAPNVQAKTSETPPEREDSVTVLKGMTKALAANMDESLTVPTATSVRTVPAKLMIDNRIVINNHMSRTRGGKVSFTHLIGWALIQVLKEFPSQNVFYSEVDGKPSVVSPAHVGLGIAVDIPKPDGTRALMVPSIKRADTLTFDEYLSAYEDLIKRARNNKLTGADFQGTTLSLTNPGGIGTVHSVPRLMKGQGCIIGAGALEYPAEFQGSSEKTLTELGIGKTITLTSTYDHRVIQGAGSGEFLKKVHELLIGQRGFYDDIFASLRIPYSPIQWASDINVDIAERVDKTSRVQEIINSYRVRGHLMADIDPLEYAQRTHPDLEIENHGLTFWDLDRYFVTGGFGGKRLMKLRDILGVLRDSYCRTMGIEYMHIQDPVQRKWFQDNVEVKYQKPGHDDQLRVLSKLNEAEAFETFLQTKYVGQKRFSLEGSESLIPLLDEILQGAATEGLQGAAIGMAHRGRLNALTNIAGKTYGQVFREFEGTSQPGNKHGSGDVKYHLGTEGTFVSDSGDEMPVYLAANPSHLETVDGVLEGIVRARQDRGPIGSFSWLPILVHGDAAFAGQGVVVETLQMSQLRGYRTGGTIHVVVNNQVGFTTLPQDGRTSVYATDVAKTIQAPILHVNGDDPEAVVRVAELAFMYRQEFHRDVVIDLVCYRRRGHNEGDDPSMTQPLMTNLIEAKRSVRRLYTESLVGRGDITEEEYEQAKRDFQQRLEIAFAETHEAQTGTSTVVPEPEPESDLAGEPETTGVSAEVVQLIGDTFVNKPENFTVHPKLQQLLDKRLDMSRKGNVDWAFGELLAFGSLLVEGTHVRLAGQDSRRGTFVQRHSVLHDRANGQEWIPLANLGENQGRFWVYDSLLSEYATMGFEYGYSVERPDALVLWEGQFGDFANGAQSIIDEFISSADQKWDQQSSVVLLLPHGYEGQGPDHSSARIERYLQMCAQDNMTVARPSTPASYFHLLRRQAYARPRRPLIVFTPKAMLRLRGATSPVEDFTSGKFQPVLDDTRGLDKAAVKRVLLHSGKIHWDLRGELDKHPNDEIALVRLEQYYPAPIAELNAIVDEYPNAELVWVQDEPENQGAWPFIALEVAKNLRGRTIRGITREASASPATGSPKVHAIQHATLMEQALSL, encoded by the coding sequence GTGTCGAGCCAAGTGACGGGCGTCGGGGTGTCGAGCGAAGGGGAGTTCGGGGCCAACGAATGGCTTGTGGACGAACTTTACGAGCAGTACAAGGTCGATAAGAACTCGGTAGACAAGGCCTGGTGGCCTGTTCTCGAGTCCTATCACCCGGTAGACCCCGGCAGCGCCTCCGCCAACTCAGGAGAGCCCAAGCCGGTCACCGCACCAATCCCGGTGATCGGTGCACCTCCCGTAGCCCGAACAACGGCAAAGCCGGCGGCGCCGCAGCCGATTCCCGCGCAAGCGCCCAATGTGCAGGCTAAGACGAGCGAGACGCCGCCTGAGCGCGAAGATTCGGTCACAGTCCTCAAGGGCATGACCAAGGCACTCGCGGCGAATATGGATGAGTCGCTCACTGTGCCCACCGCGACAAGCGTTCGCACAGTGCCCGCCAAACTCATGATCGACAATCGAATTGTCATCAATAACCACATGTCACGCACCCGTGGCGGCAAGGTCAGCTTCACTCACCTCATCGGGTGGGCTCTCATTCAAGTGTTGAAAGAGTTTCCGAGCCAAAACGTCTTCTACTCCGAAGTTGACGGAAAGCCGTCGGTTGTTTCTCCTGCGCACGTCGGTCTGGGTATCGCCGTCGATATCCCGAAGCCAGACGGCACCCGCGCGTTGATGGTACCGAGCATCAAGCGTGCCGACACTCTCACTTTCGATGAGTACCTCTCCGCATACGAAGATCTCATCAAGCGTGCGCGCAACAACAAGCTCACGGGTGCCGACTTTCAAGGCACGACACTCTCACTGACGAACCCGGGCGGCATCGGCACCGTGCACTCGGTGCCCCGCCTAATGAAGGGTCAGGGCTGCATTATCGGTGCGGGTGCTCTCGAGTACCCGGCAGAGTTCCAGGGCTCGAGTGAAAAAACTCTGACCGAGCTCGGCATCGGCAAGACGATCACACTCACGAGCACGTACGACCACCGCGTGATTCAGGGCGCAGGGTCCGGAGAGTTCCTGAAAAAAGTTCACGAACTCCTCATCGGCCAGCGCGGTTTCTACGACGACATCTTCGCGTCGTTGCGTATTCCGTACTCCCCCATCCAGTGGGCGAGCGACATCAACGTCGACATTGCAGAACGCGTTGACAAGACCTCTCGCGTACAAGAAATCATCAACTCATACCGCGTACGCGGCCACTTGATGGCCGACATCGATCCGCTGGAGTACGCGCAGCGCACGCACCCCGACCTCGAGATCGAAAACCACGGCCTCACGTTCTGGGACCTCGACCGATACTTCGTCACGGGAGGTTTCGGGGGCAAGCGCCTGATGAAACTGCGTGACATCCTCGGCGTGCTCCGCGACTCGTACTGCCGCACGATGGGCATCGAGTACATGCACATTCAGGACCCTGTGCAACGCAAGTGGTTCCAAGACAATGTCGAAGTCAAGTACCAGAAGCCCGGCCACGATGACCAGCTGCGTGTGCTGTCGAAGCTTAATGAGGCTGAGGCATTCGAGACGTTCCTGCAGACGAAATATGTCGGCCAAAAGCGCTTCTCTCTCGAAGGCAGCGAGTCTTTGATCCCGCTGCTCGACGAAATTCTGCAGGGAGCTGCAACCGAAGGCTTGCAGGGTGCAGCGATCGGAATGGCTCACCGCGGTCGTTTGAACGCGCTCACGAACATCGCCGGCAAGACGTACGGCCAGGTTTTCCGCGAGTTCGAAGGAACCAGTCAGCCGGGCAACAAGCACGGCTCCGGAGACGTCAAATATCACCTCGGCACCGAAGGAACCTTCGTCTCGGACTCCGGAGACGAAATGCCCGTTTATCTCGCGGCAAACCCCTCTCACCTCGAGACGGTCGACGGTGTACTCGAAGGAATCGTTCGAGCACGTCAGGACCGCGGTCCGATCGGAAGCTTCTCATGGCTGCCGATCCTCGTGCACGGAGATGCGGCATTCGCCGGACAGGGTGTCGTCGTGGAAACGCTCCAGATGTCCCAGCTGCGCGGATACCGCACGGGTGGCACGATTCACGTCGTCGTAAACAACCAGGTTGGTTTCACGACTCTTCCGCAAGATGGGCGCACGTCGGTCTATGCGACAGACGTCGCAAAGACTATCCAGGCGCCGATTCTCCACGTGAACGGTGATGACCCCGAAGCGGTCGTTCGTGTTGCCGAACTTGCCTTCATGTACCGCCAGGAGTTCCACCGCGACGTCGTTATCGATCTCGTCTGCTACCGACGTCGCGGGCACAACGAGGGCGATGACCCCTCGATGACGCAGCCCCTCATGACAAATCTCATTGAGGCCAAGCGTTCGGTCCGACGTCTCTACACGGAGTCGCTGGTCGGCCGCGGTGACATCACCGAAGAAGAGTATGAACAAGCGAAGCGTGACTTCCAGCAGCGACTCGAGATCGCTTTCGCCGAGACTCATGAAGCGCAAACCGGTACGTCGACGGTAGTTCCTGAACCGGAGCCGGAGAGTGACCTCGCAGGCGAGCCCGAGACCACGGGAGTGTCAGCCGAGGTCGTTCAGCTCATCGGCGACACGTTCGTCAACAAACCCGAGAACTTCACTGTGCATCCCAAGCTGCAGCAGCTTCTCGACAAGCGTCTCGACATGAGCCGAAAAGGCAACGTCGACTGGGCGTTTGGCGAGCTGCTGGCTTTCGGTTCTCTACTCGTCGAGGGCACTCACGTTCGGCTCGCGGGCCAGGATTCACGCCGCGGCACATTCGTGCAGCGCCACTCGGTGTTGCACGATCGCGCGAATGGTCAAGAGTGGATCCCGCTGGCAAATCTTGGTGAGAACCAGGGACGATTCTGGGTGTACGACTCGCTTCTGAGCGAGTACGCCACGATGGGCTTCGAGTACGGATACTCCGTCGAACGGCCGGACGCACTCGTTCTCTGGGAAGGGCAGTTTGGCGATTTTGCCAACGGAGCTCAGTCGATCATCGATGAGTTCATCTCATCGGCCGACCAAAAATGGGATCAGCAGTCGAGCGTCGTACTGCTCCTCCCCCATGGTTATGAGGGCCAAGGCCCCGATCACTCTTCGGCACGCATCGAGCGCTACCTGCAGATGTGTGCACAAGACAACATGACAGTCGCTCGCCCATCAACGCCCGCGTCGTACTTCCACCTGCTGAGACGGCAGGCTTACGCGCGTCCGCGGCGACCGCTCATCGTCTTCACTCCCAAGGCGATGCTTCGGCTTCGAGGCGCGACGAGCCCCGTCGAGGACTTCACCTCGGGGAAGTTCCAGCCAGTACTCGACGACACACGTGGTCTCGACAAGGCGGCGGTGAAGCGCGTGCTTTTGCACTCGGGAAAGATTCACTGGGATCTTCGCGGCGAGCTCGACAAGCACCCGAACGATGAGATCGCCCTCGTTCGTCTCGAGCAGTACTATCCGGCGCCGATCGCCGAACTCAACGCGATCGTCGATGAGTACCCGAACGCAGAACTGGTGTGGGTACAGGACGAGCCTGAGAATCAGGGCGCATGGCCCTTCATCGCCCTTGAGGTAGCAAAGAATCTCAGGGGTCGCACGATCCGCGGAATCACGCGTGAGGCGTCGGCCTCACCGGCAACCGGGTCACCGAAGGTACACGCGATCCAACACGCCACTCTTATGGAACAGGCCTTGTCGCTCTAA
- a CDS encoding zf-HC2 domain-containing protein gives MTDCGCEKARKDLEEYLRNEMCATEHADIREHLEHCPACRDEALVATTLTDVLARACKESAPETLRDQVMATLRAAQASHH, from the coding sequence ATGACCGATTGCGGTTGTGAAAAAGCGAGGAAAGACCTCGAAGAGTATTTACGCAACGAGATGTGCGCGACTGAGCACGCGGACATTCGCGAGCATCTAGAACACTGTCCGGCATGCCGCGACGAAGCACTCGTCGCAACGACGCTGACCGATGTGCTCGCGCGAGCGTGCAAAGAGTCGGCTCCGGAGACTCTGCGTGATCAGGTAATGGCAACTCTTCGCGCCGCGCAAGCCAGCCATCACTAG